Below is a window of Chitinophaga flava DNA.
TTTGCTTTTTATTTATACGACCTTATTAAACCGGCACCTGCCCGTTTTTTCTAAAGACACAAAGACCGCTATGAGGTTGCATCATAGCGGCCTTTATTTTCATCATATTTTGTTATTCGCTGACCAGCACACTAATACCTTCCTGCCAGTGGCGGGCTTCCGGCATATAATATGGATACACGGTACTGGCTTTTGCCTTATAGTTACCGGCTATCTCTGCTTTGAGGTCGAGATGAATTTCTCTGGTTTCATGAGGGTCCAGTCCCATCCAGTAAAAGACGAGATAGTTATCAAACACTTCATAGTGGGCTACCTGCGCGGTTTCTATCAGTTCTTTCAACTGCCATGGCTGTGCAGAGAGTCCTGCCGGTATACCTATTTTGGCAACGGACATCGGCTGTCCGCCGGCGGATTCATTTTGTACCCGGATGTTCATTCTTACAGTCTCTCCCACTTTTGTCCGGGAAGAACTCAAGGAAGTCTGCAACTTCAGAACAGCAGCCGGATTGTTTTCCGGCAACAGGGTATAATAACTTATATCCAGGTTGTAAGGGATATGGTTATTGTTCTGTATGTGGGAGGTGACTACCAGCTTATTTTCTCCCTCTTTCAGGCCGGGCATCACCTGCTGACCGGGAGTGAGAGACTCCTTGTTGAGCATAAAACTGATCTTATCACTGTTTTGTTTCCAGTTGCGGCGTATGGCAAACTCAGTGAGCAGTTCGAGGCTCAGCAGTGTGGACTGAGTAGAACCAAATCCATAGTGAGAGCGGCTTTTAGTGATTTGTCCGATTATGTCCAATACCTCCTGAAGATATTCACTTTTTCTCTGAAAGGCCAATCCGCACAAAGCCTTGGTTTCTACATTCAATGAAGTGCCTTGTGCCCCTACCATACTGCCCTTAGCGAGTGTTTTGTTTCTATATCCCGGTGCCAGTATGACCATCAGTTTATCATAATCTTTTTCCCGTTTCATATTGGATGCTGTAATGGCCATGACTGCCAGTTCCCATAAGCTGTTGCTCTTCAGGGCTGCAGTGAGTGCAGCTTCATACTCCGGTATCACCTCAGTGCCCATGCCGGCTTTCACCATCGCATATACGATATAAGCGTTGGCTACGCTGTAAGGTACCGCACGGAACTGAAAACTTTTGGAAGGCTCCAGGTTGAAGCCGCCTTTACCATCGCGCCGGTCGAGCAGGAACTTTTTGGTACGTGCTATCATGTCTTCATCTACCTTAATAAATTCCTTCATATCCATAAATTCCATCAGGCCGTAGGCCGTCAGTACTTCCTGCGGAGGTGTGCGGCCAAACCATTCGAAACCACCCATTGTTGTTTCATAGCTTTTCAACAGATTATAACCGGTGGTAAGATATTTCTTTACTTTTTCTTCTACCTGCTGGTTTATCTGTGCAGTGTATTTAAGGTATTTCAGGATATAGATATTGGGATAGGTAGTGGAAGATGTTTGTTCGAAGCAGCCGTGAGGTTCCCGTAACATGCCTTCCAGTACGTCCATGGTCAGGTTTTCGGTGCTGGAATACAGATTGAGTTTTGTTTGCAGAGAGCCAGGTACAGGTTTGTTAAACCAGAACTGGAAAGAATCAGTCTTGTTGCCGGACAAGGAAATATGTACCGGAAAACCTTTTTCCGCCACGGTTATCGGCCATATCATTTCTTCCTTTCCATAACGGGAGTCGATACTGATACGGATGCTGTCAGAGAGTTTAGCCGATGCATCCACCGGAATGAGCACTCTGCGGGAGCTGTTGCCTGCTAGTGTCAGATGCGATTCAAAAGTGCCGGCAGTCAGTCCCTGTGGTAGTTTCAGCCGGATATCCGCATCCAGTGTGCTTGTCCGGTTGTTGCTGAGTACCAGCGGCAACCATGTTTTATCTCCTACGGTGAGATAAGGAGGAATTTTGACATCTATTGCAAGACGTGCACTGGACGCATAGGTCGCCTCAGCACGGCCTACCTTTCCATTATAGCCTATTCCTTCAGCGATGGCTCTGAAGGCAGTAGAGGCATCTGAGTTGTAAAATGTTACCGTAGCAGTACCCCTTTTATCTGTCTGTACCACCGGGTTCCAGTAAATGGTTTCCCTGAAATCATTTCGTTCAGCCGTTTTAGTGGTAGTATATACCGGCGCATAGAACCTACGGGCATCGGTATACGAAACACCTGGTATCTGAATTTTTTGTATCGGCAATTTATAGTCCGGTGACAACGGCAGTCGGATTTTGAAGTTTGGATTACTACGGCCACTAACGACAATAACACCGTTGGCCGCTTTGCTCCCATATAGCGCAACAGCGGCTGCATCTTTCAGGACGGTGATAGATTCTATATCTGCCAGGTTTTCGGTAAGGAAAGCCGCAGACACCGGCACACCGTTATAAACATACAGTGGCTCATTATTACCTGTCAGGGAGGCTGTTCCACGGATAGTTACGAAGGAATTGTTTCCCGGGGTACCATTGACGATTGATAAACCAGCCACCCTGCCCTGTAAAGCATTAGCAGCACTTTGTGGCGCCTCATAGTATTGCCGTGGTAATGCCATGATGCACCCGGCAGTGCCGGCCCTTTTTGAGGTACCATATCCTGTTATTATTACCTCGCTGAGATTTTTATTTCTCAGACCGAAGCTGATAAAATCCACTGCAGCATTTTTTCTCATAGCTTCCGGCAATGGAACTTTTATCCCTTCTTTTGTCAGCTCCAGTATTTCGTCCTTCCCTACTACCGGACTTTCCAGCAGACTACTATCCCCTGCATCCGTGAATGTGTTTTCCAGGATATTGAATTGCAGTTCTTCCTTTCTTTTATATCTCTGAAAAGGTAGTGCTACCAGCACATAGCTGTCAGCCGCCGTATTCCATAAAACAAACTTACCGGTGGGATCCGTTTTCACAGCCCTTACCAATTCATGGGCCTGATAGGGAAACAACAAAACTGTAGACTCAACGGACTTACCATATTTATCCACTACACGCCCCACCAGCCGGTGTTTCCGGTTTGGAGCATAACGAAGCCTGTTCTCTCTCAGCACTTCAGCGCGAAAATCAAAATACCGGTATCCATGGGTGAGCATCACCAGGTCTAACGCTGCGGGAGCAGCCGGTTCATCCTCTTTAAAATAAAACGGTGGTTCTTCTATTTTTCCCTGCAGTTCGGAACTAAGCAGCAGCCAGGAGAGAATATGGTCCTGCCGGTCATCTGCCAGAGACCATTTTTTATCATCTATTACTGCCAGGGATAAATTTGAAGGCACTGGTTTGTCATTCTGATCTTTGGTGCTGACGGTGAGTGTTACTTCTTCCCTGGGCTCATAGAGATTTTTATCAGTGGTGATACTTACCTGTAATTGTTGCTTTGCATGCAGAAAAACGAGACGTTCCGCTAGTGGTATGCCATTGGGTTGTGACAACGTAAAAACGGCGATGCCAGCAGGGAAATCTGCAGGATTTATTTTGATGACCTGTTCCTTGCTTTTTAAAGACACCTCTTTTTTATACCAGCTGACATTTTTGGTTTTCCCTTCCAGCACGAAGGTTTGTGGCTGATCAGTTTTCAGTTTAACCAGCAGCTCCGTCCCTTCGCGGTAGATGTTCATCACTACACCATTATCTGTAGCCTGCGGAAAAACATAGGAGCCTTTGATACCTGCCGGCGCCTGTATACTGGCGGTATACCTTTGTCCTGCCTTTGGCGTGAAAGCAAAGGCTCCCATACCAAAGCGAAGGCTTTCAAAAGTGGCTACCTGTTTCCCATTGTCATCCATCAGTACACCTTTAATGTCTGTGCCTTTTCCATACTCGTTGACGGCCCTGAAAGCGATATTGGTATGAATACCATTGACCAGTGTACCACCTTCCGGCATAAACTGCAGATCTATTTTGCTGAGTGTGATGGGTATGCTTCTGGAAATGGCTTCTTTGTTTCCTCTGTAATCCACAAGAATATTCAGCAGACCATCGTTGGTAGCAAGCGTATCCGGCAGACGGAACACAATCCTGGCCTTGCCGGCCGTATCGGTGACGAAAGTATCTGATAGCACTACACGACCATCTATTGCGACCCTGTATTGACATTGGAAATTTTCTACGGGCTCCTGTTGCAGGTTACGCATACTGTAGTCAGCTATCACTTTATCACCGGGACCATAACCTTTGGCCGGGAAATCCAGTTTCATCAGCACGCGCGGTGGGATAACCTTCAACAGGGTAATTTCTTTCGTAAAATGTGTTTCATCTTTTTCATTCTGCATCCAGGAGGTATAAGCATGGAGCTTATAGATACCACCAGGAGCCTGTTCACTGAAGTGAAATGCACCTTCAGCATAACCATTTTCCACCCGGTACACCTGCTTTTCCAGCACAGTGCCGGCGGGTGAAATGATCTCCACAAATACTTCACTGCTTAAGGCAGCGGGCCGCTGGTCGCGGGCATCAACTACATATATTTTATAGAAAAGATCCTCTCCCGGAGTAAAGAAAACATGACTGGTATGAAGATAAACTTTTTCCTTGGTGGATGCATAGTTCAGTTTCTGTGCATACACCTGCATCATTGCCCCTATTAGCACCAGGAGCAGACATACTGTTAATTTCATCAGGTACTTCATAGGTCAGAACTTAATTAAAGCGTTACAGCCGAAGGTTTTCACAGAAGGGAGGTTAAAGAAGTCGAGCCCGGCACTGTTGGGCTGATCAAACAGTAACTGTGACGGATCTACGCCATTGTAAGGTGTCCATAATAGCAGGTTGTTGACATATCCTGTCAGTCTCAGTTCCTGCAGGTATTTCCGGAATCTCCAGGTATAGGACAGTTGTACTGATTGCAGCCGCAGATAATCGGCCTTACGGATGTAGGCTTCTGCGATGCCGCCGGGACCGTATCTTACCCAGCGGTTGTCTTCCAGTGGCTTTGCAGGATCATAGAAGGTTACCGGTTTGGTGTTTGGATGACCGTCTTCAGTTACCCCTTCAAAGACATAACCCGTGACATTCCTTTCTGTGCCAGAAGAGGCGGACCTGCCGTAATAATCGAGCATGGCCTGCGTACCGTTCCAGGTGTCGCCTCCTTTTTTCCATTCCAGGGCTGCCTGAAATATCCAGTTGCGATAGGTGATACGGCTGCTGTGTTTCAGAATAAAGTCGGGAATGGGATTACCAATAATACCGGCTTTATCTGCCATAGGGAAACCATCGGGGCCTATCACCAGCTGTCCGGCTGCATTTCTGCGGTAGGTGCTTCCTACGATTGCTCCCAGCGGCTGTCCTTCAATGACTGCCTTGTTAACATCTTTAAATCCTGCGATTGGCGTATAATCCATTCCATCAGCCACATTAATGACCTTATTACGGTATGCACTATACGAAATATTACCATTGTATTGTAATCGTTTGCCCCAGTTGCGTTCCGAGATACCAAACAGCAGCTCGTACCCGGAAGTACGATGGTCTGCCAGGTTACGCAGCACCCAGTTGGCATTGTCATACAACGGGAACACATCTCCCTTTACAAACTTATTGAAAGCATTTACCTGAAAAACGAAACGCTGACGGGTCAGCTCTGTTCCCATACTCCACTCGCGGGTCCTGACTGGATTCACCCGATCGTAACCAGCCACCTCCGTCACCGGAAAATAATGGCCTGCTTCAAAAGTATTATAACGAAGCAGGTTAAGATACGCCAGAGATTTATTGACAGGGAGTTCGTGATCATAATAATTCAGCATCGAAAAAAAGCGCATTCTCCATGATGAGTACAGCGGTTTAACCCATACATTGGCGTTGATAGCAGGCAACCAGTAATCCTGGCGGCTTGCGGTATTGGACAGATAAGCGCGGTTAGCCAGTTCCACTTTAGCATCTATATCATTGCTGATGGCAAAATATACAGGCACCTGTAAGAGCAACTCATTAACAGTACGCTGATAATTGTACTTTGTTTCCGGCGAGGAATATTGAATCATAGAGCTGGCAACAGACAGAATATGCCTTAGTGTAAAATCTATATGGTCATCAGACCAGACCTTCAATTGTTTTTTATAGGTGAGGTGTGTATTGACACCATAGTTCAGATCTCTTGCCGTTCTACGTGTCAGTATTCCATCCGGGAAACCGCTAGTACCGGGCTTATAGGCTTCGGTTGCATTCTGCCATGCATACTCTCCGCTTTGTTCGATTGCCGCCTCCAGTTTTTTCCCTTGATAGTTCAACTTCATTCCGGCATTGTGCTGCCAGCCAAAGAAATTGTTATCATTATTTTTTAACAGGGAAAGAGGGTTATCTGCCCAGGCGCGATAACTCAATTTCGTATAGGCGTTATCGAAAGAGGCAGGTGTGAGCAGGTATTGCTGGAAGGTTCTGTTAAAGAAACCGTTTCTGTTGGTATTGGATAGATGCTGATCTCTGTACTTGTATCCTACATCAAGGGTAAACCTTTTCATGTAATACATCCAGCGGGTGCTGAGATTTTTTGACTGGTTGTCGTTATTCCGGATGACGGTGTTTTCGTTGGTGTGTTCCAGTTTGAGCTCCAGCGCCATCTTTTTGACATCCATTTTTTTCACCACTCCATTCAGGTCCAGGGAGGTGCTTACCAGCAGGCCGGGGCGAAATATGCTATGGTGGTAGTTTTTAGCCGGAGTGCCGTTACCACTGCCAGCTGACACCAGTTTTCCATTAGGGTCATATGGATAAGCAGCGCCATCGAATTCCAGTGAACGTAGTGCAGGGCCATAACTAAACATTTCGCCTGTTTCAGCGCCCCGCCATTGCAACGCTCCGTTGTTGGAGCGGCCCTGGGCATAATACTGCTGTACGGCAGGCAGACGGTTCACCGTTTTCAACTCCACGGTACTACCAAGTGTCCCCGTAAGCTGTAATATATTACGAGGACTTAAGTACGGTGTTACATATCCGTTTCGTATCCTGAGTTCAGAAATGTGTCTGAAGTCAGAGATGTATCTGGAGTCATAGATCTTGTTGGCGCCGGGAGAGTGCAGCAGTACCTCCGATGCTGAACGGGAAGAGTCGGCATGTCGGAGGCTTCTGTCTTTTCCGATCAGGTTCAGGTAGTCTTTCGAGACGACAGGATCAACAGACCGCTGTACCTGCGCCAACAGGCTACCAGGTAACACAAGCAACAGTATCAGGCCTTTCATAGTATAGGGCATTGGTCTATCTAAATATAAACCAATATCCCTAACAACGTACAGGCATGTCCGTTATATTTTACTATTATTTATCTAGTGATAAGACACCAGTTGATGTAAGTGATGTTCGAGGTGAACAACGTAATCATTGATCAGATAGGCTAATGTAACGGGCTCGGGTTTGCCAGTATTACAGGTGCGCTGCAACAGCTGTTCTGGTATATGCCGTGCAATACCCAGAAGGAGCTGATTGAAGGCTATCCAGCTATCGATCAGTTGCCAGCTATGTGCCTGTTGATGGTAGCTGTGTTTATTCCATTCATTCTGGTTATAGGTAATAGTGGGTGTGTCTTCAAACTGTATCCTTACAAAACGCTGATGATTATTGGCTGCGCTGTCTATCAGGTGGCCCAGGATTTCTTTTTTACTCCATTTGGACGGCAGCGGTTTAAAAGAAAAATCTTCTTCGCTGATAGCGGTCAGTAATGGAGGGATGGTATTACAGAGATACTCCCAACGTTGGAGGCTGGCAGAAATCATATTTGTTTCATTTTAAAGGTCCATAAATTCCCAGGCGCTCTGGTAGGCATTCCTGGCTTCTGCGTAAGCGATAAAATCTGCATAAAAAGGCAGTTGCGAAAGGGTACCGCTATCTCCTACTACCACCAGTTTTTTCTTTGCCCTGGTCATGGCAACGTTCATACGCCGGATATCCGCCAGAAAACCGATGTTGTTGTCTGCGTTGCTACGGGTCATGCTGATATAAACGATATCGCGCTCCTGTCCCTGAAAACTGTCTATTGTATTCACGGATATGTTAGCTGCATGCGGGAGCAATTCGGGTGCATGTTGCAGCTGTTCCTGCAGGAGGTATACCTGTTGTTTATAAGGAGAAATGATGGCAATTTCCGGGAATGCAGCCGATGAAGACTGGGCCTGCCATGCAGCTACGAGCTGTGACAGGTGTTTAAACAGGAACGAAGCTTCTTCCGGATTGGTAGTGCTGGTACCTTCCTGTTTTTCATCGAAACCGCAACCGGCAGTATCCACAAACGAAAGCGGCACATCCTGCGGAAAAAGCCGGTGGTCTGCCACAGTATGATGTGCTTTGAGTTTGTCCTGATAAAATACGGCAGAAGAATACCCCATGATCATTTCGTTCATGCGATACTGTTCTTCCAGCAACACTACTGTTTCGGGATGAAGTGCCACACACTTCTCCAGCAATGTGTTGCTGAGTCCTTTGCGGGCAGCTTCATTTGACTTGATGGTGGGTGGCAACTGGCAATGATCTCCGGCAAAGACAACCTTATCTGCTTTGATCAAGGGTATCCAGCAGGCCGGTTCCAGTGCCTGACCGGCTTCATCTATTACAACGGTGTGATAGCGGACATTGCGCACAGTATAGTGGTTGGCACCTACAAGGGTAGCTGTTACCACCTGTGCTTTAGCGATCAGGTCGTCGGTGATATATTGTTCGGTTTTATCGACCTCTTTCATGATCTTATGTGCTTCATCAAAGAGGGCTTTGCGTTGTTCTCTTTCGGCCTTGCCAAAGTTGCGCTTGTATTTATGCGCCATGTTTTTGTATTCGCCGGCTTGTTTTTTCAGTCGTTTAACTTCCTTCATGCTGGCATGTTCTGCCATTTTACTATCGAGGGTAAGCGACATGAGCCTTTCGGAGACGCGGGCGGGATTGCCGACACGCAATACGTTCAGGCCTTCATCAGCCAGTTTTTCGCTGAGGAGGTCTACCGCAGCGTTGCTGGGGGCCACTACCAGGATCTTTTGCTGGTCCTGTTTCACGAGGGCTTTGATGGCCTGTACCAGCGTAGTGGTTTTACCGGTGCCCGGAGGACCGTGTACAATGGCCAGTTCATTGGCCGACAGAATTTTGTTGACCGCTTCCTGTTGTACAGTATTGAGCCGTGGAATCACCAGCGGCTGGCGGGTTGTATCGAAAGAAGGTTTTTTCTGACCGGTAAGGATCTGCACCAGGTGCCCTTCGGAGGCTTTCTCCCCCAGGGCTGAGGCCTGTTTCAGGGCCTGTTGCATTTCATCATAACTGTTATCATCGAACAACAGGTCTATTCCCAGCTTACCATTATCGGCCCATTCCGGCAGTTCATCTGTACGGAGCATGAGCTTCAACCGGTTGCCACCCTGGTAGGTAACGGTCCCTTCCACCCTGTCTTTCTGATGATCGTGGTTGGAGAAAAGCATGGCTGATACTCCAAAGCGAAGCTGGTGCGCGATATCCTGATGGGTAGTGCGTTCCACTTCCACGGTGAGATAGTCGCCGCGGCTCATTTCCGAGCCTCTGATCGCTATAGGGTACCAGGTAAGACCATTAGCCCTGCGTTCGGCCACAGTGCTTGATTCTGTCATTTTTTGATATGACTGCCTGTCTTCCTCCCGCTCCATCTTCATCAGATCGAGCAATTCCCTGAAATAAACTGTGATGGACATGATGGTACTGATTCTCCTGATGTGGGAGTATTATATTTTTTTTATGAACGCAAAGATACGCTACTGGAGCCGCAATCCGGAAGATGCAGCACAGATAGGATATATATTATTTTGCTTTTATATTGTTTTAACTGTTGCTCATATATTAGGAACTATAGAGCGATAGATAGGTATTATCGAATTGTTTGCTGAGCAA
It encodes the following:
- a CDS encoding DinB family protein — its product is MISASLQRWEYLCNTIPPLLTAISEEDFSFKPLPSKWSKKEILGHLIDSAANNHQRFVRIQFEDTPTITYNQNEWNKHSYHQQAHSWQLIDSWIAFNQLLLGIARHIPEQLLQRTCNTGKPEPVTLAYLINDYVVHLEHHLHQLVSYH
- a CDS encoding AAA domain-containing protein, which gives rise to MSITVYFRELLDLMKMEREEDRQSYQKMTESSTVAERRANGLTWYPIAIRGSEMSRGDYLTVEVERTTHQDIAHQLRFGVSAMLFSNHDHQKDRVEGTVTYQGGNRLKLMLRTDELPEWADNGKLGIDLLFDDNSYDEMQQALKQASALGEKASEGHLVQILTGQKKPSFDTTRQPLVIPRLNTVQQEAVNKILSANELAIVHGPPGTGKTTTLVQAIKALVKQDQQKILVVAPSNAAVDLLSEKLADEGLNVLRVGNPARVSERLMSLTLDSKMAEHASMKEVKRLKKQAGEYKNMAHKYKRNFGKAEREQRKALFDEAHKIMKEVDKTEQYITDDLIAKAQVVTATLVGANHYTVRNVRYHTVVIDEAGQALEPACWIPLIKADKVVFAGDHCQLPPTIKSNEAARKGLSNTLLEKCVALHPETVVLLEEQYRMNEMIMGYSSAVFYQDKLKAHHTVADHRLFPQDVPLSFVDTAGCGFDEKQEGTSTTNPEEASFLFKHLSQLVAAWQAQSSSAAFPEIAIISPYKQQVYLLQEQLQHAPELLPHAANISVNTIDSFQGQERDIVYISMTRSNADNNIGFLADIRRMNVAMTRAKKKLVVVGDSGTLSQLPFYADFIAYAEARNAYQSAWEFMDL
- a CDS encoding TonB-dependent receptor plug domain-containing protein, translated to MKYLMKLTVCLLLVLIGAMMQVYAQKLNYASTKEKVYLHTSHVFFTPGEDLFYKIYVVDARDQRPAALSSEVFVEIISPAGTVLEKQVYRVENGYAEGAFHFSEQAPGGIYKLHAYTSWMQNEKDETHFTKEITLLKVIPPRVLMKLDFPAKGYGPGDKVIADYSMRNLQQEPVENFQCQYRVAIDGRVVLSDTFVTDTAGKARIVFRLPDTLATNDGLLNILVDYRGNKEAISRSIPITLSKIDLQFMPEGGTLVNGIHTNIAFRAVNEYGKGTDIKGVLMDDNGKQVATFESLRFGMGAFAFTPKAGQRYTASIQAPAGIKGSYVFPQATDNGVVMNIYREGTELLVKLKTDQPQTFVLEGKTKNVSWYKKEVSLKSKEQVIKINPADFPAGIAVFTLSQPNGIPLAERLVFLHAKQQLQVSITTDKNLYEPREEVTLTVSTKDQNDKPVPSNLSLAVIDDKKWSLADDRQDHILSWLLLSSELQGKIEEPPFYFKEDEPAAPAALDLVMLTHGYRYFDFRAEVLRENRLRYAPNRKHRLVGRVVDKYGKSVESTVLLFPYQAHELVRAVKTDPTGKFVLWNTAADSYVLVALPFQRYKRKEELQFNILENTFTDAGDSSLLESPVVGKDEILELTKEGIKVPLPEAMRKNAAVDFISFGLRNKNLSEVIITGYGTSKRAGTAGCIMALPRQYYEAPQSAANALQGRVAGLSIVNGTPGNNSFVTIRGTASLTGNNEPLYVYNGVPVSAAFLTENLADIESITVLKDAAAVALYGSKAANGVIVVSGRSNPNFKIRLPLSPDYKLPIQKIQIPGVSYTDARRFYAPVYTTTKTAERNDFRETIYWNPVVQTDKRGTATVTFYNSDASTAFRAIAEGIGYNGKVGRAEATYASSARLAIDVKIPPYLTVGDKTWLPLVLSNNRTSTLDADIRLKLPQGLTAGTFESHLTLAGNSSRRVLIPVDASAKLSDSIRISIDSRYGKEEMIWPITVAEKGFPVHISLSGNKTDSFQFWFNKPVPGSLQTKLNLYSSTENLTMDVLEGMLREPHGCFEQTSSTTYPNIYILKYLKYTAQINQQVEEKVKKYLTTGYNLLKSYETTMGGFEWFGRTPPQEVLTAYGLMEFMDMKEFIKVDEDMIARTKKFLLDRRDGKGGFNLEPSKSFQFRAVPYSVANAYIVYAMVKAGMGTEVIPEYEAALTAALKSNSLWELAVMAITASNMKREKDYDKLMVILAPGYRNKTLAKGSMVGAQGTSLNVETKALCGLAFQRKSEYLQEVLDIIGQITKSRSHYGFGSTQSTLLSLELLTEFAIRRNWKQNSDKISFMLNKESLTPGQQVMPGLKEGENKLVVTSHIQNNNHIPYNLDISYYTLLPENNPAAVLKLQTSLSSSRTKVGETVRMNIRVQNESAGGQPMSVAKIGIPAGLSAQPWQLKELIETAQVAHYEVFDNYLVFYWMGLDPHETREIHLDLKAEIAGNYKAKASTVYPYYMPEARHWQEGISVLVSE
- a CDS encoding SusC/RagA family TonB-linked outer membrane protein, which codes for MKGLILLLVLPGSLLAQVQRSVDPVVSKDYLNLIGKDRSLRHADSSRSASEVLLHSPGANKIYDSRYISDFRHISELRIRNGYVTPYLSPRNILQLTGTLGSTVELKTVNRLPAVQQYYAQGRSNNGALQWRGAETGEMFSYGPALRSLEFDGAAYPYDPNGKLVSAGSGNGTPAKNYHHSIFRPGLLVSTSLDLNGVVKKMDVKKMALELKLEHTNENTVIRNNDNQSKNLSTRWMYYMKRFTLDVGYKYRDQHLSNTNRNGFFNRTFQQYLLTPASFDNAYTKLSYRAWADNPLSLLKNNDNNFFGWQHNAGMKLNYQGKKLEAAIEQSGEYAWQNATEAYKPGTSGFPDGILTRRTARDLNYGVNTHLTYKKQLKVWSDDHIDFTLRHILSVASSMIQYSSPETKYNYQRTVNELLLQVPVYFAISNDIDAKVELANRAYLSNTASRQDYWLPAINANVWVKPLYSSWRMRFFSMLNYYDHELPVNKSLAYLNLLRYNTFEAGHYFPVTEVAGYDRVNPVRTREWSMGTELTRQRFVFQVNAFNKFVKGDVFPLYDNANWVLRNLADHRTSGYELLFGISERNWGKRLQYNGNISYSAYRNKVINVADGMDYTPIAGFKDVNKAVIEGQPLGAIVGSTYRRNAAGQLVIGPDGFPMADKAGIIGNPIPDFILKHSSRITYRNWIFQAALEWKKGGDTWNGTQAMLDYYGRSASSGTERNVTGYVFEGVTEDGHPNTKPVTFYDPAKPLEDNRWVRYGPGGIAEAYIRKADYLRLQSVQLSYTWRFRKYLQELRLTGYVNNLLLWTPYNGVDPSQLLFDQPNSAGLDFFNLPSVKTFGCNALIKF